The Streptomyces sp. NBC_00691 genome has a segment encoding these proteins:
- a CDS encoding glycoside hydrolase family 18 protein codes for MRPRAMTKLTFGAAAAATLGLLATLAPSADAHQPNGHRPELKRIGYFTQWGIYGRNFQVKDLETSGTAAKLSHINYAFGVIGPDGKCLMGNAPGSDPWADYVRPVDAATSVDGVGDTADQRLAGNFNELRELKAENPGLKVMISLGGWTGSAHFSDAVRTDAGRKTLVASCIDTYIKGNLPVDGARGGAGAAAGIFDGVDLDWEWPGSDGAPGNVIRPEDKPNFTKLVREFRTQLDAYGRSLPKHQRKHYELSAYVPTAPAKIDAGFEVSKIMRDFDFVNLQGYDFHVSGEKTTAQQSALFAKDDFSVDQTVKAWLRRGAPAKKLVVGMPFYGQGWTGVTGGGDGLGQPATGPAPATWVAGSEDYKYLKKLAESGTYKLHRGYRDGHAWLFDGTNLWTYDDPTVLRTKASYVRQNGLGGAMIWSLDGDTADGELITAIDRGLTRR; via the coding sequence ATGCGTCCCAGAGCCATGACCAAGCTGACCTTCGGTGCGGCCGCCGCGGCCACTCTCGGTCTCCTCGCCACCCTGGCCCCCAGCGCCGACGCGCATCAGCCGAACGGGCACAGGCCCGAGCTGAAGCGGATCGGCTACTTCACCCAATGGGGCATCTACGGACGGAACTTCCAGGTCAAGGACCTGGAGACGAGCGGCACCGCCGCCAAGCTCAGCCACATCAACTACGCCTTCGGCGTGATCGGTCCGGACGGCAAGTGCCTCATGGGCAACGCACCCGGCTCCGACCCGTGGGCCGACTACGTGCGCCCGGTCGACGCCGCCACCTCGGTGGACGGCGTCGGTGACACCGCCGACCAGCGACTGGCCGGAAACTTCAACGAGCTGCGCGAGCTGAAGGCCGAGAACCCCGGCCTCAAGGTCATGATCTCGCTGGGCGGCTGGACCGGCTCCGCGCACTTCTCCGACGCGGTGCGCACCGACGCCGGCCGCAAGACCCTCGTCGCCTCCTGCATCGACACGTACATCAAGGGCAACCTGCCCGTCGACGGCGCCCGCGGCGGCGCCGGGGCCGCCGCCGGGATCTTCGACGGCGTCGACCTCGACTGGGAGTGGCCCGGCTCGGACGGCGCACCCGGGAACGTGATCCGCCCCGAGGACAAGCCCAACTTCACCAAGCTGGTGCGGGAGTTCCGCACCCAGCTCGATGCCTACGGCCGCTCGCTCCCGAAGCACCAGCGCAAGCACTACGAGCTCAGCGCCTACGTGCCCACCGCGCCCGCCAAGATCGACGCGGGCTTCGAAGTCTCCAAGATCATGCGGGACTTCGACTTCGTGAACCTCCAGGGCTACGACTTCCACGTCTCCGGCGAGAAGACCACCGCCCAGCAGTCCGCGCTCTTCGCCAAGGACGACTTCAGCGTCGACCAGACCGTCAAGGCCTGGCTGCGGCGCGGCGCCCCCGCCAAGAAGCTCGTGGTCGGCATGCCGTTCTACGGCCAGGGCTGGACGGGCGTCACCGGCGGCGGCGACGGCCTCGGGCAGCCGGCGACCGGCCCCGCGCCCGCGACCTGGGTGGCGGGCTCCGAGGACTACAAGTACCTCAAGAAGCTGGCGGAATCGGGGACGTACAAGCTCCACCGCGGCTACCGCGACGGTCACGCGTGGCTCTTCGACGGCACGAACCTGTGGACGTACGACGACCCGACCGTGCTGCGCACCAAGGCGTCCTACGTCCGGCAGAACGGGCTCGGCGGCGCGATGATCTGGTCCCTCGACGGGGACACCGCGGACGGTGAGCTGATCACCGCCATCGACCGGGGCCTGACCCGGCGCTGA
- a CDS encoding ATP-binding protein codes for MIDTDGERAEWNFPAEANAVRTARHAVRETLRAWDLDSALGDVTVLLVSELVTNSLRYASGPIGVRLVRPRIDGSDPTRPPALLVEVSDPLPDPPTARAPGPEDEGGRGLGLVACSARRWGTRKGRTGKTVWFELALPGE; via the coding sequence GTGATCGACACCGACGGCGAGCGCGCCGAGTGGAACTTCCCGGCGGAGGCGAACGCCGTGCGCACGGCTCGCCACGCCGTGCGCGAGACGCTGCGTGCCTGGGACCTCGACTCGGCCCTCGGCGATGTGACCGTCCTGCTGGTCAGCGAGCTGGTGACCAACTCCCTGCGGTACGCGTCCGGACCGATCGGGGTCCGGCTCGTCCGCCCCCGAATCGACGGCAGCGACCCCACCCGTCCGCCCGCCCTCCTCGTGGAGGTTTCCGATCCGCTTCCGGATCCCCCCACCGCACGCGCCCCCGGACCCGAGGACGAAGGGGGCCGCGGACTCGGTCTGGTGGCCTGTTCCGCACGCCGCTGGGGCACTCGTAAAGGAAGAACCGGCAAAACCGTATGGTTCGAGCTGGCTCTCCCTGGTGAGTAA
- a CDS encoding SpoIIE family protein phosphatase gives MSEIPEKASGGVVWQSSPPGSIYDYIRVASFSIGPDGLVEQWSRRAVDLFGVTAEDARGKDPVEAFMPADLRERGHRRVREILDGKEWTGLVPFRIPGDDRPHGIAEMYVMPSETQTGERAALCIVVDVRALRRIETDLAASQAIFGQSPFGFLLFGTDLTVKRANRRFATVFGGSADDHRGRTVHDYLNLPEADRMTAALRGVLETGESVTDFEIVGAAPGSRDRRHWSINLYRVHSGSGRPIGVAGLGIDVTRRHNAAREAASARRNLALLNEAGARIGNSLDLEATARELLDVAVPGFCDLASVDLYQGLLTGDEAPPGRWGSSHDVGYGAGSAELRRVAFASAVSDTPLRTDESHGPGSGCCGPEPIEVGAVHRYPFNSPCAGVLRTGRLRTVPGADGELVQTTLVVPMVAHDTVVGLVQFSRAKGSESFGERDRALAVELAARAAVCIDNARLYRREHERALILQRSLLPPGDPEAAGLDIACRYLPGTAATEVGGDWFDVIELPGHRTALVIGDVMGRGLRAAVAMGELRTAVRTLAQLDLEPAEVLSHLDEIARGLGAPIGAQQSRGHKSRGPELSEVYLATCVYAVYDPVTRRCTFANAGHLPPVLVEPGEEALLLDVPPGMPLGVGGEPFEEVEVELPEGALLALYTDGLVESRDHPLDEGLSAFRRALTDPARPLEDVCDRVLTSLETGHGEDDIALLMARIQGLPSEAVGDWRLPREPRSVGRARELARTQLKAWDLEPLVDTVELLVSELVTNALRYGEGEIRLRLLRDRTLVCEVWDAGLVQPRRRRAKDTDEGGRGLQLVGLLSSSWGSRRTPRGKTVWFELALPDGEGTAEPTVEQLLSMF, from the coding sequence GTGAGCGAGATACCTGAGAAGGCGAGTGGCGGCGTCGTGTGGCAGAGCAGCCCGCCCGGCTCCATCTATGACTACATCCGGGTGGCGTCCTTCTCCATCGGGCCCGACGGACTCGTCGAGCAGTGGAGCCGACGGGCCGTGGACCTCTTCGGGGTGACCGCGGAGGACGCCAGGGGCAAGGACCCCGTCGAGGCCTTCATGCCCGCCGACCTGCGCGAGCGCGGTCACCGGCGGGTCCGGGAGATCCTCGACGGCAAGGAGTGGACAGGTCTCGTCCCCTTCCGGATCCCCGGCGACGACCGGCCCCACGGCATCGCCGAGATGTACGTCATGCCGAGCGAGACGCAGACCGGAGAGCGGGCCGCGCTCTGCATCGTGGTCGATGTCCGCGCCCTCCGCCGCATCGAGACGGACCTCGCCGCCTCCCAGGCGATATTCGGCCAATCGCCCTTCGGGTTTCTCCTCTTCGGTACCGACCTCACCGTGAAGCGGGCCAACCGGCGCTTCGCCACCGTCTTCGGCGGCTCCGCCGACGACCACCGCGGCCGCACCGTCCACGACTACCTCAACCTGCCCGAGGCCGACCGGATGACCGCGGCCCTCCGCGGCGTCCTGGAGACCGGGGAGTCCGTCACCGACTTCGAGATCGTCGGCGCCGCCCCCGGCTCCCGCGACCGCCGCCACTGGTCCATCAACCTCTACCGGGTGCACAGCGGATCCGGCCGCCCGATCGGCGTCGCCGGCCTCGGCATCGACGTGACACGCCGCCACAACGCCGCCAGGGAAGCCGCCAGCGCCCGCCGCAACCTCGCCCTCCTCAACGAGGCCGGCGCCCGCATCGGCAACTCCCTCGACCTGGAGGCCACCGCCCGCGAGCTGCTCGACGTCGCCGTCCCCGGCTTCTGCGACCTCGCCTCCGTCGACCTCTACCAGGGCCTGCTCACCGGCGACGAGGCGCCGCCCGGCCGATGGGGCAGCTCCCACGACGTCGGCTACGGGGCCGGCAGCGCCGAACTCCGCAGGGTCGCCTTCGCCAGCGCCGTCTCCGACACGCCCCTGAGGACCGACGAGAGCCACGGGCCGGGCAGCGGCTGTTGCGGGCCGGAACCGATCGAGGTCGGCGCCGTCCACCGCTACCCCTTCAACTCGCCGTGCGCCGGGGTCCTGCGCACCGGCCGCCTCCGCACCGTGCCCGGCGCCGACGGCGAACTCGTGCAGACCACCCTGGTCGTCCCGATGGTCGCCCACGACACCGTCGTCGGACTCGTCCAGTTCTCCCGTGCCAAGGGCAGCGAGTCCTTCGGGGAGCGCGACCGCGCCCTCGCCGTCGAACTCGCCGCCCGCGCCGCCGTCTGCATCGACAACGCCCGCCTCTACCGCCGCGAGCACGAGCGGGCCCTGATCCTCCAGCGCAGCCTGCTCCCGCCCGGCGACCCCGAGGCGGCCGGCCTCGACATCGCCTGCCGCTACCTCCCCGGGACCGCGGCCACCGAGGTCGGGGGCGACTGGTTCGACGTCATCGAGCTCCCGGGCCACCGCACCGCCCTCGTCATCGGGGACGTCATGGGCCGGGGCCTGCGCGCCGCCGTCGCCATGGGCGAACTGCGCACCGCCGTCCGCACCCTCGCCCAGCTCGACCTGGAGCCGGCCGAAGTCCTCTCCCACCTCGACGAGATCGCCCGCGGCCTCGGCGCCCCCATCGGCGCCCAGCAGTCCCGCGGCCACAAGTCCCGCGGCCCCGAGCTCTCCGAGGTCTACCTCGCGACCTGCGTCTACGCCGTCTACGACCCGGTCACCCGCCGCTGCACCTTCGCCAACGCCGGACACCTCCCGCCGGTGCTCGTCGAACCCGGCGAGGAGGCCCTGCTGCTCGACGTACCCCCAGGGATGCCGCTCGGGGTCGGCGGCGAACCCTTCGAGGAGGTCGAGGTCGAACTCCCCGAAGGCGCCCTGCTCGCCCTCTACACCGACGGGCTCGTCGAATCCCGCGACCATCCCCTCGACGAGGGCCTCAGCGCCTTCCGGCGCGCCCTCACCGACCCCGCCCGCCCCCTGGAGGACGTCTGCGACCGGGTCCTGACGAGCCTGGAGACCGGACACGGCGAGGACGACATCGCCCTCCTCATGGCCAGGATCCAGGGACTGCCCAGCGAGGCCGTCGGCGACTGGCGGCTGCCCAGGGAACCCCGCTCGGTCGGCCGGGCCCGTGAACTCGCCCGCACCCAGCTCAAGGCCTGGGACCTCGAACCGCTCGTCGACACCGTCGAACTCCTCGTCAGCGAGCTCGTCACCAACGCGCTGCGTTACGGAGAGGGCGAGATCCGGCTGCGGCTGCTCCGCGACCGCACCCTCGTCTGCGAGGTCTGGGACGCCGGCCTCGTCCAGCCCAGGCGTCGCCGCGCCAAGGACACCGACGAGGGCGGCCGGGGCCTGCAGCTGGTCGGTCTGCTCTCCTCCTCCTGGGGCTCGCGTCGCACCCCGCGCGGCAAGACCGTCTGGTTCGAACTGGCCCTGCCGGACGGCGAGGGAACGGCGGAACCCACGGTGGAACAGCTCCTGAGCATGTTCTGA
- a CDS encoding (deoxy)nucleoside triphosphate pyrophosphohydrolase, with the protein MTDRTTDPAAPHEPAVVVVAGALYDRGRLLAARRSAPVELAGRWELPGGKLEPGESPEEALVRELREELGVEVEPGERIPGEWPLKPGYVLRVWTARLLSGEPRPLEDHDALRWLARSELDSVDWLDQDRPAVAEAARRFPAEPGTGAHG; encoded by the coding sequence ATGACCGATCGCACCACCGACCCCGCCGCGCCCCACGAACCCGCCGTGGTCGTCGTCGCGGGCGCCCTGTACGACCGGGGGCGGCTGCTCGCCGCGCGCCGCAGCGCCCCCGTCGAGCTCGCCGGCCGCTGGGAACTGCCCGGCGGCAAGCTCGAACCGGGCGAGAGCCCCGAAGAGGCCCTCGTCCGAGAGCTGCGTGAGGAGCTCGGTGTCGAGGTCGAGCCGGGCGAACGGATCCCCGGCGAGTGGCCGCTGAAGCCCGGATACGTCCTCCGGGTCTGGACCGCCCGGCTGCTCTCGGGTGAACCGCGCCCGCTGGAGGACCACGACGCCCTGCGCTGGCTCGCCCGGTCCGAGCTGGACTCGGTCGACTGGCTCGACCAGGACCGCCCCGCCGTCGCCGAGGCCGCCCGGCGGTTCCCGGCCGAGCCCGGAACAGGCGCGCACGGCTGA
- a CDS encoding GntR family transcriptional regulator, which produces MTFGEQPAYLRVASDLREKIANGSLPPHTRLPSQARIREEYGVSDTVALEARKVLMAEGLVEGRSGSGTYVRERPVPRRIARSGYRPASGASPFRQEQAAEGARGTWESSSEQEPVSGEVAERLGIEPGERVMRTRYVYRDGGEPMMVATSWEPLAVTGRTPVMLPEEGPLGGCGVVERMAAIDVVVDNVVEEVGARPGLAEELLALGGVPGHVVMVVERTYYASGRAVETADVVVPADRYRLSYHLPVR; this is translated from the coding sequence GTGACGTTCGGTGAGCAGCCCGCCTATCTCCGCGTGGCGAGCGATCTGCGGGAGAAGATCGCGAACGGCTCGCTTCCGCCGCATACCCGTCTCCCCTCGCAGGCGCGCATCCGCGAGGAGTACGGGGTGTCGGACACCGTCGCGCTGGAGGCCCGCAAGGTACTCATGGCCGAGGGACTGGTGGAAGGGCGCTCCGGCTCGGGAACCTACGTCCGGGAGCGCCCGGTGCCGCGCAGGATCGCCCGCTCCGGCTACCGCCCCGCGTCGGGCGCCAGCCCCTTCCGGCAGGAGCAGGCGGCCGAGGGGGCCCGCGGCACCTGGGAGTCGAGCAGCGAGCAGGAGCCGGTGAGCGGCGAGGTGGCCGAGCGCCTCGGCATCGAGCCGGGGGAGCGCGTGATGCGCACGCGGTACGTGTACCGGGACGGCGGTGAGCCCATGATGGTCGCCACCTCCTGGGAGCCGCTCGCCGTCACGGGCCGGACGCCGGTCATGCTGCCCGAGGAGGGCCCCCTGGGCGGCTGCGGTGTCGTCGAGCGGATGGCGGCCATCGACGTCGTCGTGGACAACGTGGTGGAGGAGGTCGGCGCGCGGCCCGGCCTCGCCGAGGAACTCCTGGCGCTCGGCGGTGTGCCGGGGCATGTCGTGATGGTCGTCGAGCGCACGTACTACGCCTCGGGCCGGGCCGTCGAGACCGCCGACGTCGTGGTCCCGGCCGACCGCTACCGCCTCTCGTACCACCTGCCCGTGCGGTGA
- a CDS encoding SPOR domain-containing protein, with amino-acid sequence MTESGPVLAWLVIRQDDNGNRYRVGRYATEDEAQKIADSLDDRGHKRLYWVERIGTPAL; translated from the coding sequence ATGACCGAGAGCGGCCCTGTCCTCGCCTGGCTCGTCATTCGGCAGGACGACAACGGCAACCGCTACCGGGTGGGGCGGTACGCGACCGAGGACGAAGCGCAGAAGATCGCGGACAGCCTCGACGACCGCGGCCACAAGCGGCTCTACTGGGTCGAGCGCATCGGCACCCCCGCGCTCTGA
- a CDS encoding TPM domain-containing protein: MTRTATQALLAVLVAAWWLLVPAVHGARADDPVALSRDGQITDRVDALGDRRASVVRALDRLYDTRRIQLFVVYVRDFSGRTGQAWADATAERNGLGVDDVLLAVATHDRRYGYSADPDAPLTQGQLDEVARTAVEPALRQNDWAGAAIGAADGYSAVLAGQPVPAPAITPGPADPGGAVDDGTSATDLVLPVVLVGGAGAVAAYAFTKRRRRTETRTTPQGGQGWGPPREPAPPSLDELDGQARQTLVATDDAVRTSQEELGFATAQFGEEAVRPFTEAVAFAEQQLTASFRLRQKLDDSFPEDDATRRTMLDEILRRCAEANARLDAESEDFDRLRALERTAPEALATVEAAVQEQTGRTGTAEAALTAMRGRYAETAAAPVAGDVEQAKDRLVFATTHIDQARLRIDAGDNGGAAVHIRAAESAVDQAARLIEAVDRRAQELAEAVGKLPGALSETDADLAEARGLLQGATEGSTADLRGRIARAESVLGEVRRVMDTGRYDPLDSLRRVEEADAVLDEALEGARERESGSRRARGLLDQSMLTARSAIGAAADYITTHRGAVGSEARTRLAEAQRRWEKARALAEADDPQAALAEAQQADALARRAQDLAEQDVRRYGNPNGPGGVSGVGGGGGLGGAVLGGIILGGLFGGGRGGGHGGFGGGSGGGLGGGGLGGGPGSFGGGGTRGRLGGGGRF, translated from the coding sequence GTGACGCGAACAGCCACCCAAGCCCTTCTCGCGGTACTGGTGGCGGCGTGGTGGCTCCTCGTGCCCGCCGTTCACGGTGCGCGTGCCGACGACCCCGTCGCCCTGTCCCGGGACGGACAGATCACCGACCGGGTGGACGCGCTGGGCGACCGCCGCGCCTCCGTGGTGCGGGCCCTCGACCGGCTCTACGACACCCGGCGGATCCAGCTCTTCGTCGTCTACGTACGGGACTTCTCCGGCCGCACGGGCCAGGCCTGGGCCGACGCCACGGCCGAACGCAACGGCCTCGGGGTCGACGACGTGCTGCTCGCCGTCGCCACCCACGACCGCCGGTACGGCTACTCCGCCGACCCTGACGCCCCCCTCACCCAGGGCCAGCTCGACGAGGTGGCGCGGACCGCCGTCGAACCGGCGCTGCGGCAGAACGACTGGGCGGGCGCCGCGATCGGCGCGGCCGACGGCTACTCGGCCGTCCTCGCCGGACAGCCCGTCCCCGCCCCGGCCATCACCCCGGGACCCGCCGATCCCGGCGGCGCGGTCGACGACGGCACCTCGGCGACCGATCTGGTCCTGCCGGTGGTCCTGGTCGGCGGCGCCGGCGCCGTGGCGGCGTACGCGTTCACCAAGCGACGCCGGCGCACCGAGACCCGCACCACGCCGCAGGGCGGGCAGGGCTGGGGCCCGCCGAGGGAGCCCGCGCCGCCGTCCCTCGACGAGCTCGACGGACAGGCCCGGCAGACGCTGGTCGCCACCGACGACGCCGTCCGCACCAGCCAGGAGGAACTCGGTTTCGCGACCGCCCAGTTCGGCGAGGAGGCCGTCCGCCCCTTCACCGAGGCGGTCGCCTTCGCCGAGCAGCAGCTGACGGCCTCGTTCCGGCTGCGGCAGAAGCTCGACGACTCGTTCCCCGAGGACGACGCGACCCGGCGGACCATGCTGGACGAGATCCTGCGCCGCTGCGCGGAGGCGAACGCCCGGCTGGACGCCGAGAGCGAGGACTTCGACCGGCTGCGGGCCCTGGAGCGGACCGCGCCCGAGGCGCTGGCCACCGTCGAGGCCGCGGTCCAGGAGCAGACCGGCAGGACGGGCACGGCCGAGGCGGCCCTGACGGCGATGCGCGGGCGGTACGCCGAGACGGCCGCCGCTCCCGTCGCCGGCGACGTCGAACAGGCCAAGGACCGGCTCGTCTTCGCGACGACCCACATCGACCAGGCCCGCCTGCGGATCGACGCCGGTGACAACGGCGGGGCCGCCGTCCACATCCGGGCGGCCGAGAGCGCCGTGGACCAGGCGGCCCGGCTGATCGAGGCGGTCGACCGGCGGGCACAGGAACTGGCCGAGGCCGTCGGCAAGCTGCCCGGCGCCCTGTCGGAGACGGACGCCGACCTGGCGGAGGCCCGGGGGCTGCTGCAGGGGGCCACCGAAGGGTCGACGGCCGATCTCCGGGGCCGGATCGCCCGCGCCGAGTCGGTGCTCGGCGAGGTGAGGCGGGTCATGGACACCGGACGGTACGACCCGCTCGACTCCCTTCGCCGGGTGGAGGAGGCCGACGCGGTGCTCGACGAGGCGCTGGAGGGCGCGCGGGAGCGCGAGTCGGGCAGCCGGCGCGCCCGCGGGCTCCTCGACCAGTCGATGCTGACGGCCCGTTCGGCGATCGGGGCGGCCGCGGACTACATCACGACCCACCGGGGTGCCGTGGGCAGTGAGGCCCGTACGCGCCTCGCCGAGGCCCAGCGGCGCTGGGAGAAGGCGCGGGCGCTGGCGGAGGCCGACGACCCGCAGGCCGCCCTCGCGGAGGCTCAGCAGGCGGACGCCCTGGCCCGGCGGGCCCAGGACCTGGCCGAGCAGGACGTCCGGAGGTACGGGAACCCGAACGGCCCGGGCGGTGTATCAGGGGTAGGCGGTGGCGGCGGGCTCGGCGGTGCGGTGCTCGGCGGCATCATCCTCGGCGGACTGTTCGGCGGGGGAAGGGGAGGCGGACATGGGGGGTTCGGTGGAGGTTCGGGCGGGGGTCTCGGGGGCGGAGGTCTCGGCGGCGGGCCCGGCAGCTTCGGCGGCGGCGGCACGCGCGGCCGGCTGGGCGGCGGAGGCCGATTCTGA
- a CDS encoding purine-cytosine permease family protein, producing MTDTVTTPTPEPGGDTSIPEPAGGATAPEPGGGACLAPDAPGEAGPPPGHPRRSYAKLAADESREDYSLRYAPHSFRRWSPGTVAGTALGGIAYLADFAIGASIVFTYGFGSGLASILTAATLIFLTGIPIARACARYGLDMDLITRGAGFGYFGSTLTSLIYASFTFIFFALEGSIMAQAMHQAVGLPVEIGYLITTLIVIPIVFRGMGALAKVQAWTQPVWIIGMVLPFVVLAFEAPGAWGAFASFGGTEGAGAGFSWIGFGLGTGVALSLIAQIGEQADYLRFMPARTEATKRRWNLAVLAAGPGWVVIGAAKQLGGAFLAFVALEAVGKTHALEPIAPQIEALKPWLGTFALPAAALFVIVSQVKINVTNAYSGSLSWSNFFSRVTHRHPGRVWYIFLNLAIALTLMEMNMFAALNKLLGFYSNVGIAWITAVAADLVINKRAGWSPPYIEFKRAYLYAVNPAGFGAMVIASVVSILAFFGLFGTYAQAFSTFIAAGLALVLCPLIARVTRGRYYLARPNTVNGPAAGAVDERATHTCAECETAYELPDIADCPVRSGPVCSLCCSLDATCGDVCRKDPEGAGGPVLMPVPTVPGAAGGA from the coding sequence ATGACGGACACGGTCACCACCCCCACCCCCGAACCGGGCGGGGACACCTCCATCCCGGAGCCGGCCGGGGGCGCAACCGCCCCGGAGCCGGGCGGGGGCGCCTGCCTGGCCCCCGACGCGCCGGGAGAGGCCGGGCCGCCCCCCGGGCACCCCCGCCGCAGCTACGCCAAGCTGGCCGCCGACGAGAGCCGCGAGGACTACTCGCTGCGCTACGCCCCGCACTCCTTCCGGCGCTGGTCGCCCGGGACCGTGGCGGGAACCGCCCTCGGCGGCATCGCCTATCTCGCGGACTTCGCCATCGGCGCCTCGATCGTCTTCACCTACGGCTTCGGCAGCGGGCTCGCCTCGATCCTCACCGCCGCCACTCTCATCTTCCTCACCGGCATTCCCATCGCCCGCGCCTGCGCCAGGTACGGCCTGGACATGGACCTGATCACCCGCGGCGCCGGCTTCGGCTACTTCGGCTCGACGCTCACCTCGCTCATCTACGCCTCCTTCACCTTCATCTTCTTCGCCCTCGAAGGCTCGATCATGGCCCAGGCCATGCATCAGGCCGTCGGCCTGCCCGTCGAGATCGGCTATCTGATCACCACCCTCATCGTCATCCCGATCGTCTTCCGCGGCATGGGCGCCCTGGCCAAGGTGCAGGCCTGGACCCAGCCGGTCTGGATCATCGGCATGGTGCTGCCCTTCGTCGTCCTGGCCTTCGAAGCCCCCGGCGCCTGGGGCGCCTTCGCCTCCTTCGGCGGTACGGAGGGAGCCGGCGCCGGCTTCTCGTGGATCGGCTTCGGCCTGGGCACGGGCGTCGCGCTGTCCCTGATCGCCCAGATCGGGGAACAGGCCGACTACCTGCGCTTCATGCCGGCCAGGACGGAGGCCACCAAGCGCCGCTGGAACCTCGCCGTGCTCGCCGCCGGTCCCGGCTGGGTCGTCATCGGCGCCGCCAAGCAGCTCGGCGGCGCCTTCCTCGCGTTCGTCGCCCTGGAGGCCGTCGGCAAGACCCACGCCCTGGAACCGATCGCCCCTCAGATCGAGGCCCTCAAGCCCTGGCTCGGGACCTTCGCCCTGCCGGCCGCCGCGCTCTTCGTGATCGTCTCCCAGGTCAAGATCAACGTCACCAACGCCTACAGCGGCTCGCTGTCCTGGTCGAACTTCTTCTCCCGCGTCACCCACCGGCACCCGGGCCGTGTCTGGTACATCTTCCTCAACCTCGCCATCGCGCTGACGCTGATGGAGATGAACATGTTCGCGGCCCTGAACAAGCTGCTCGGGTTCTACTCCAACGTCGGCATCGCCTGGATCACGGCCGTCGCCGCCGACCTCGTCATCAACAAGCGGGCCGGCTGGAGCCCCCCGTACATCGAGTTCAAGCGCGCCTATCTGTATGCCGTGAACCCGGCCGGCTTCGGAGCCATGGTCATCGCCTCCGTCGTCTCGATCCTCGCCTTCTTCGGTCTCTTCGGTACCTACGCCCAGGCCTTCTCCACCTTCATCGCCGCCGGTCTCGCCCTCGTCCTCTGCCCGCTGATCGCCCGGGTCACCCGGGGCCGCTACTACCTGGCCCGCCCCAACACGGTGAACGGTCCGGCCGCCGGTGCCGTCGACGAGCGGGCGACCCACACCTGCGCGGAGTGCGAGACCGCCTACGAACTCCCCGACATCGCCGACTGCCCGGTGCGTTCCGGCCCGGTCTGCTCCCTCTGCTGCTCGCTCGACGCCACGTGCGGCGACGTCTGCCGCAAGGACCCCGAGGGTGCCGGTGGTCCCGTCCTGATGCCCGTGCCGACCGTGCCCGGGGCGGCCGGCGGGGCGTGA
- a CDS encoding PspA/IM30 family protein has protein sequence MSKQTILGRVTQLAKANINALLDQAEDPQKMLDQLIRDYSHNITEAEEAVAATIGNLRLMEQDHQEDVEAAKEWGGKALAASRKGDELRSGGQTSEADRFDNLAKVALGRQLQSEKEARTAEPTIAAQTEVVSKLRTGLDQMKAKLGELRAKRDELVARARTAQAQNTMMDAVKNIDVLDPTSELSRFEDKVRREEARATGKQELAASSLDAQFEQLDAWGDSAEIEARLAALKG, from the coding sequence ATGAGCAAGCAGACCATCCTCGGCCGGGTCACCCAGCTGGCGAAGGCCAACATCAACGCGCTGCTGGACCAGGCGGAGGACCCGCAGAAGATGCTGGACCAGCTGATCCGCGACTACTCCCACAACATCACGGAGGCGGAGGAGGCGGTGGCCGCGACCATCGGCAACCTCCGGCTGATGGAGCAGGACCACCAGGAGGACGTGGAGGCGGCGAAGGAATGGGGCGGCAAGGCGCTGGCCGCCAGCCGGAAGGGCGACGAGCTGCGGAGCGGCGGGCAGACCTCGGAGGCGGACCGCTTCGACAATCTGGCGAAGGTGGCGCTCGGCCGTCAGCTCCAGTCGGAGAAGGAGGCGCGGACGGCGGAGCCGACGATCGCCGCACAGACCGAGGTGGTGTCGAAGCTCAGGACGGGCCTCGACCAGATGAAGGCCAAGCTCGGCGAGTTGCGGGCGAAGCGCGACGAGCTGGTGGCCCGCGCCAGGACGGCCCAGGCGCAGAACACGATGATGGACGCCGTGAAGAACATCGATGTGCTCGACCCGACCAGCGAACTGAGCCGGTTCGAGGACAAGGTGCGCCGGGAGGAGGCGCGGGCGACGGGCAAGCAGGAGCTCGCCGCGTCCTCCCTGGACGCCCAGTTCGAGCAGCTGGACGCGTGGGGCGACAGTGCCGAGATCGAGGCCCGGCTGGCGGCGCTCAAGGGCTGA